In one window of Bradyrhizobium sp. AZCC 1721 DNA:
- a CDS encoding threonine ammonia-lyase, whose product MTEKASTAPVGAADIDAAARVVGPFAVRTPLLSFPVLNERVGTKVFLKPEMLQRTGSFKFRGAFNKLASIPQDKRGGGVVAFSSGNHAQGVAAAAQILNMQATIVMPADSPITKRERTKGYGAEVVLYDRDKEDREAIANGIAGKRGATLVRPYDDPFVIAGQGTAGREIAEDMTALGLVPDIVVAPASGGGLIAGVATAVKAKFPQAQVIVAEPKDYDDHGLSLRAGHREAHHAAGRTICDALMAAMPGELTFSINSKLLANGVTASDEEVGAAVAYAYRELKLVVEPGGAVGLAALLAGRIDARGKNVVIVLSGGNVDADLFAKLVA is encoded by the coding sequence ATGACGGAAAAAGCCTCAACGGCACCGGTCGGTGCTGCAGATATCGATGCGGCGGCGCGAGTGGTTGGCCCGTTCGCGGTGCGGACGCCGCTGTTGTCGTTCCCCGTTCTCAACGAGCGCGTCGGGACCAAGGTCTTTCTGAAGCCCGAAATGCTGCAGCGGACCGGATCGTTCAAGTTCCGCGGCGCCTTCAACAAGCTGGCCTCGATTCCGCAGGATAAGCGCGGCGGCGGGGTGGTCGCATTCTCTTCCGGCAACCACGCCCAGGGCGTGGCAGCGGCGGCGCAGATCCTCAACATGCAGGCCACCATCGTGATGCCGGCGGACTCGCCTATCACCAAGCGCGAGCGCACCAAGGGCTATGGCGCCGAGGTGGTGCTCTACGACCGCGACAAGGAGGACCGCGAAGCGATCGCCAACGGCATCGCCGGCAAACGCGGTGCGACGCTGGTCCGGCCCTATGACGATCCCTTCGTCATTGCAGGGCAGGGCACTGCGGGCCGCGAAATCGCCGAGGACATGACAGCGCTCGGGCTCGTGCCCGATATCGTGGTAGCGCCGGCCTCCGGCGGCGGGCTGATCGCCGGCGTCGCGACGGCCGTGAAGGCAAAATTTCCGCAAGCGCAGGTGATCGTCGCCGAGCCCAAGGACTATGACGATCACGGCTTGTCGCTCCGCGCCGGCCATCGCGAGGCCCATCACGCCGCCGGCCGCACCATCTGCGATGCGCTGATGGCGGCGATGCCGGGCGAACTCACCTTCTCGATCAACAGCAAGCTGCTCGCAAACGGCGTGACCGCATCCGACGAGGAAGTCGGCGCGGCGGTAGCCTATGCCTACCGGGAATTGAAGTTGGTGGTCGAGCCAGGCGGGGCTGTCGGCCTCGCCGCACTCTTGGCCGGCCGCATCGATGCCAGGGGAAAGAACGTCGTCATCGTGCTTTCCGGTGGCAATGTCGACGCGGACCTGTTCGCCAAGCTGGTCGCCTGA
- a CDS encoding caspase family protein: MSRFKSSLLGAGLLAGLLGFAGAALAEAPNVDIRNGMQTPPADQRVALVIGNSNYQIAPKLANPGNDAQSMAQLLNSAGFEVTQATDLTRSDMVKVVQDFSTRVAERGPGTVAMIYYAGHGVQVAGENYLLPVDAKIASPSDLDGNSVRLVDVMGTLESIPSRMRIVVLDACRNNPFPEINDAGRGLAIVDAPRGSIVGYSTAPGMEAQDGDGNHSPYTSAFLNVAREPNLPIEQLFKRVRLEVNNTTSGKQTPWESSSLTSDFYFFGDTAVAAGRAPDRRPIIQAASNLPSRSVRQAYDYVLSEGSPEHYEEFIRLYPHDPLCDHIRLLLGNLRMATAWHKAVVANSPFAYKTFHDNYSNSPYAKSALKLQGAPKAVPLMQFTHLAKQSPTFKPGNIGNSPMLGISKHNLGAQAHMPVPSKIITLPAKGTATKNPVSGINNGNTGKVTTLPGKLTGNSSGIGGKATTPPGKINPIPVNAGNVGKVTTLPSRIHNKPMRVTKPITTRPMMTRPMMTTAPRRFSGGMGGGGGFSQRFASSPSRSSFGGSFGGGGFRR, from the coding sequence ATGTCCCGCTTTAAGTCATCGCTATTGGGTGCCGGCCTGCTGGCAGGCCTGCTCGGCTTCGCTGGTGCGGCGTTGGCTGAAGCCCCGAACGTCGACATCCGCAACGGCATGCAAACGCCGCCGGCGGACCAGCGCGTCGCGCTGGTGATCGGAAATTCGAATTACCAGATCGCGCCAAAGCTCGCCAATCCCGGTAATGACGCGCAGTCGATGGCGCAGCTTTTGAACTCCGCCGGCTTCGAGGTCACCCAGGCCACCGACCTGACGCGCAGCGACATGGTCAAGGTCGTGCAGGACTTCTCCACCAGGGTCGCCGAGCGCGGCCCCGGCACCGTCGCCATGATCTATTATGCCGGTCACGGCGTGCAGGTGGCGGGTGAGAACTATCTGCTTCCGGTCGATGCGAAGATCGCTTCGCCGTCCGACCTTGACGGCAATTCGGTCCGGCTGGTCGATGTGATGGGCACGCTGGAATCGATCCCGAGCCGGATGCGCATCGTGGTGCTCGATGCCTGCCGCAACAATCCGTTCCCCGAGATCAACGACGCCGGACGGGGCTTGGCAATCGTCGATGCGCCCCGAGGCTCGATCGTCGGCTACTCGACCGCACCGGGTATGGAAGCGCAGGACGGCGACGGCAACCACAGCCCGTATACGTCAGCTTTCCTGAATGTCGCACGCGAGCCGAACCTGCCGATCGAGCAATTGTTCAAGCGCGTCCGGCTCGAAGTGAACAACACCACGTCCGGAAAGCAGACACCGTGGGAAAGTTCGTCGTTGACCTCCGACTTCTATTTCTTCGGCGATACCGCGGTCGCCGCAGGCCGCGCGCCGGATCGCCGCCCGATCATCCAGGCCGCGTCGAATCTGCCGTCGCGTTCGGTGCGCCAGGCTTACGACTACGTGCTGTCGGAAGGCTCGCCCGAGCACTATGAGGAATTCATCCGCCTTTACCCGCACGATCCGCTGTGCGACCACATCCGCCTGCTGCTCGGCAATTTGCGGATGGCAACGGCGTGGCACAAAGCGGTGGTCGCCAACTCGCCGTTCGCCTACAAGACGTTCCATGACAATTATTCCAACAGCCCCTACGCCAAGTCCGCGCTGAAGCTACAGGGCGCGCCGAAGGCCGTGCCACTGATGCAGTTCACGCATCTGGCGAAGCAGTCCCCGACATTTAAGCCGGGCAACATCGGTAATTCACCCATGCTCGGCATCTCCAAGCACAATCTTGGTGCCCAGGCCCACATGCCGGTGCCTTCCAAGATCATCACGCTGCCTGCCAAGGGCACGGCAACGAAAAACCCGGTCAGTGGCATCAACAACGGCAACACGGGCAAGGTCACGACCCTGCCTGGCAAGCTCACTGGCAATAGCAGTGGTATTGGCGGAAAGGCCACGACCCCGCCCGGCAAGATCAACCCGATCCCTGTCAATGCCGGCAACGTCGGCAAGGTCACGACCTTGCCGTCCAGGATTCATAACAAACCAATGCGGGTCACCAAACCCATCACGACCAGGCCCATGATGACCAGGCCGATGATGACCACCGCGCCGCGTCGGTTCAGCGGCGGCATGGGCGGCGGAGGAGGTTTCAGCCAGCGCTTCGCCTCAAGCCCGTCCCGCAGCTCGTTCGGCGGGTCATTCGGCGGCGGCGGCTTCAGGCGCTGA
- a CDS encoding glycosyltransferase family 4 protein, translating to MTHILVATDAWHPQVNGVVRTLTAMTEAATGLGVEVSFLTPQSFRTFAMPSYPDLRLALPLPGKIAQLIEAARPDSIHIATEGPIGLLVRRYCRKRGLPFTTSFHTRFPEYVSARSPIPESWVWWALRAFHRPSRAVMAATPALAAELRLRGFRNVVLWSRGVDTSLFHPRSADLCLPMPVYLSVGRVAVEKNLEAFLDLDLPGTKLIVGDGPARMALERKYPNAVFLGARHGEELAEIYAAANVFVFPSKTDTFGLVLLEALASGLPVAAFPVNGPRDVIGSAPVGVLNEDLRAACLEALQISRKECVEFAAAHSWQASARAFVHHALNLGPLRPEGELAEFVAEDPHFAA from the coding sequence ATGACGCATATCCTGGTCGCGACCGATGCGTGGCATCCCCAGGTCAACGGGGTAGTACGCACGCTGACCGCGATGACGGAGGCGGCCACGGGGCTTGGCGTCGAGGTGAGCTTTCTGACGCCGCAATCATTTCGCACCTTTGCGATGCCGAGCTATCCCGACCTGCGGCTGGCTCTGCCGCTTCCCGGCAAGATCGCGCAACTGATCGAAGCGGCAAGGCCCGACAGCATACATATCGCGACCGAGGGGCCAATCGGGCTGTTGGTGCGGCGCTATTGCCGCAAGCGCGGCTTGCCGTTCACCACGAGCTTTCACACCCGGTTTCCGGAATATGTGTCGGCGCGCTCGCCGATTCCGGAATCCTGGGTTTGGTGGGCGCTACGTGCCTTCCACCGGCCGAGCCGGGCGGTAATGGCGGCGACGCCGGCGCTGGCGGCTGAGCTGCGCCTGCGTGGCTTTCGTAACGTGGTACTGTGGTCACGCGGCGTCGATACCTCGCTGTTCCATCCGCGCAGCGCCGATCTCTGCCTGCCGATGCCTGTATATCTCAGCGTCGGCCGTGTCGCGGTAGAGAAGAATCTCGAAGCCTTCCTCGATCTCGATCTGCCCGGCACCAAGCTCATCGTCGGCGATGGGCCGGCCCGGATGGCGCTGGAGCGCAAATATCCTAACGCCGTGTTCCTCGGCGCGCGGCATGGCGAGGAACTGGCCGAAATCTATGCGGCGGCCAATGTTTTCGTCTTTCCCAGCAAGACCGACACGTTTGGCTTGGTGCTGCTGGAGGCGCTGGCCAGCGGTCTGCCGGTTGCGGCTTTTCCAGTCAACGGTCCCCGCGACGTGATCGGCTCGGCGCCGGTTGGCGTGCTGAACGAGGATTTGCGCGCGGCCTGCCTGGAGGCGCTGCAGATTTCGCGGAAAGAATGCGTGGAATTTGCTGCCGCCCATAGCTGGCAAGCCTCGGCACGGGCTTTCGTCCATCATGCCCTCAATCTTGGTCCCCTGCGGCCGGAAGGCGAGCTGGCCGAATTTGTGGCGGAGGACCCGCATTTCGCCGCCTGA